The genomic DNA GGGCCGAACAAGCACGCGCGCCAAAAACGCCATGGCGCCGACAGCAAACACCATCGCCGCATGTCTGTCAACGGGAAACGATAAGGAGCGGACCGGTACGGCGCGGCCCCCGTTGGGAGCCGCGCCGCGAGCCGGAAATCCGGTTAGGCGAGCTTCAGGTTACCGGCGGCGGTCTTGCCGCGCTCGGTCACCAGATCGAAGGACACGGCCTGCCCCTCGTTGAGGGAACGCAGACCAGCGCGCTCGACGGCGCTGATGTGGACGAACACGTCCTTGGAGCCATCCGAAGGCTGGATGAAGCCGAAACCCTTCTGGGTGTTGAACCACTTTACGGTACCGGTAGCCATAGTATCTCGTCTCCTGAACAGGCATCTGCATGCGTTAGCGGCCCCGCTGAGGTGCGGGACCCGTTGAATCCGGATTTTGGGGAGTGTCTCGATCAAGGGCCCCGAAGGACCGAACAAGCACGCGAGCCAAATTCCTAGACCCCCCAAGGGAACGCCATTGCATCGCGAGTGTCAATGGAAATCGCCAATAAAAATGAAATCATCATTCCGGAACCAACCAATCGAGCCGGAATCCGCCCCCCGGCTCCTGGGCCAGAGCCTCGGCCAGCCAGGGCAGCAAGCCGGCCAAGGCTTCCTCCATCTTCCACGGCGGGTTGACCAGAACGAGGCCGGAACCGCTCAATACCGTAACGTCCTTGTCGGAACGCACCCGCAGTTCGACCGCCAGGATGCGGCGGATATCGCCGGCCCGCAGGTCGCGATGGAAGGCTTCCACCTCGCGCCGGTCCTTGATCGGATACCAAAGAAGGAACTGTCCGGTGGCGAATCGCCGATGTCCCTCCCTCAGCGCGCGATGCAGGCGCTGGAACTCTCCGGGCGCCTCGAACGGCGGA from Magnetospirillum sp. WYHS-4 includes the following:
- a CDS encoding cold-shock protein, translating into MATGTVKWFNTQKGFGFIQPSDGSKDVFVHISAVERAGLRSLNEGQAVSFDLVTERGKTAAGNLKLA